From Ignavibacterium sp.:
AATTTGAAGATGTATTTTGGTGGAGCGGTGTAAAATATGGTAAAGATACATTCAGTATTTACTCAAGTAACATTAAAAAAGTTATTGGCTATAGTGGCGAGCAAATACAGGCATTACCTGAAGGACTTAAATCATTAGTCGTAAGAGAAGATGTTCCGGCATACAACAAAGCTTACGATTCTCTGTCTCCTTTAAGAAAAACAAATTTCTTCGAACACAATTTCAGAATTAAAAGTAAAGACAATAAAATACTTTGGCTTAAAGAAAAAGTTGTTCAGTATAAAAATGTGAACGGTATTTTGTTTCTTAAAGCATCTTTAATTGATATCACAGAATTTAAAGAAAGAGAGAACGAACTCTTAAAATCTGTAGAGGATAAACAAAATAAAATTTTTACAAGAGATAATTTTCTTTCTGTGCTTTCACACGATTTGCGTGCACCATTCTCCAGCATTCTCGGTTTTACCGAAGTATTAATGAACGATCCCAATCTTAATGAAAACGATAGGAATGAATATCTTAACTTCATTCACGATTCTGCTTCTAATCAGCTACAACTGATTAATTATCTTCTCGATTGGTCGAATATGCAAATTGGCAGGTTAAATCCTGCTCCACAAAGAATTCAGGCGCAGTCAATAGTTTTCAACTGTATCTCAAATCTTACAGGCAATGCAATCAGAAAAAATATTGAAATAAAATCCAATGTTCCCGAATCCATTTACATCGAAGCGGATGAAAGATTAATTCTGCAGGCATTAACAAACCTTGTTAGTAACGCAATAAAGTTTTCAACTGAAGGGAAATCGGTGTCAATAACAGTTGACAGATTTAATCAGGAAATGGTTGAGTTCGTTGTAATTGATGAAGGTGTTGGAATTCCCGAATCCAATCAATCCAAAATTTTCAAGTTTGAAAAGCTGTTCTCAACACGCGGAACGAAAGGGGAAAAAGGAACGGGTCTTGGTTTATCGCTCGTTCGTGAAATTGTTGAGCGACACGGTGGGCAAGTGTGGTTTTATTCGAAAGAAGGTAAAGGGAGTGAATTCCATTTTACAGTCCCGAGTGCTGAGAATAGTATTCTTCTTGTAGAAAATAATAAGGAAGATTATTTCAGATTTGAAAGAATGATTAAAGAGCAATTCCCACAATTTAAAGTCTATGGTGCTGATAATGGTTTTGAAGCGATAAATTATGTTCTGAGACAACATCCTTCGGTGATTATTTCTTCTCACGAGTTACCGTTGATGAATGGAGTTCAGTTTATTAAATCTATCATTCGTGGTGATAAGAGGTTTAATACTCCGGTTATAGCACTTATAAATTCTTATGATGAAGATGTAATTAAATCTTATCAGGAAATTGGTGTTAAAATTATTCTAACTAAACCTGTTGACCCAGATAAGCTTACTGAAAATATTTCATTGTGTATTAATTAGTTTGATCTTTAACAATAGGATTTTGAAAAATGCTTGATCAACCAGAACTAGCTTCGTTATCAAAAGGTGATATAATAAATCATTTTTTGTTAGTTAAAAGAAGTGATTTGAGATTAACCAAACAGAATAAAGAGTACATAGCATTGGAGCTGGGTGATAAATCTCTTTCAGTTCAGTCAAATCTGTGGGACGATGTAAAAAATTTCCAAAACATAAAAAGCAATATTAACACAGGTACTGTAGTTAAGGTAAAAGGTCAGCTTGATGAGTATCAGGGTGCACCACAAATAAAAATTTCGGAAATAAGACTTGCCAAAGAAGAAGATAATGTTACTCCTCTGGATTTCATTCCAAGGTCTCATCGTGATCTTGATGAGATGAAAACAGAATTCACAAACCGGATAAAAAAAATATCTAATCCTCACCTGAACAGACTTATTAAAAATATTTTTTCTAATGAAAGATTTGAAAAATACACTACTGCTCCGGCAGGAAAACTTTGGCATCATAGCTACATTAGCGGACTAATTGAACATACTCTCGAAATAATTAAGATATGTGATTTGATGTGTGACATTCATCCGGAGCTTAACAGAGATTTGTTAATTGCCGGAGCGATGTTGCACGATTTCGGTAAAATTGAAGAATTAAGTTTTGATTCAGCTTTTGAATACACGGATAAAGGAAAACTGCTTGGACATATTGTAATTGCTTCTATGATAGTTGATGAGGAAATAAAAAAAATAAAAGATTTTCCGGAAGAGCTAAAAATTAATTTGCTTCATCTGATATTAAGTCATCAGGGAAAACTTGAACACGCTTCTCCTGTTGTTCCCAAAACACTTGAAGCAATAACACTTTACCATGCCGATGAACTAAGTGCAAAAGTGAATGCATACAAATTAACTTTGCAAGCGGAAATTAAACAGAATAGTAAATGGACAAGATTTATAAATCTTGCAGGAACAGATTTATATAGTCACGATCTGGAAGATTTTTCAGATTTAACTAACAAAACCTTATTTGACTAACTAATAAAAGGATAAATTATGAATCCCTTCAATTACAAAACTTTGCTGTTAATTCTTGTTGTATTTTGCTCTTCTCTGATTTTTCCACAAACATTAGAAGAGCTATTAAAAGAGGGGGACAATCTTGTATCGCAGTTCGAAAATCAAAAAGCGCTCGAAGTTTATTTAAAAGCAGATAAACTTTTCCCGAACAATTACGAAGTTTACTGGCGATTAAGCCGGGCTTATATTGATATTGGCGAACATTTACCCGATAAAACTGATAAAGAGAAGGATACTCAACTCGAATATTATAAAAAAGCATTTGAGTATGCAGATAAAGCCGTAAAGATGGCACCTAATCAGGCAATAACTTATGTAAGAAGGGCAATAGCTAATGGAAGAATTGCTCTTTTCGAAGGAGTCTTTTCTGCAATTGGAACTGTTAAAGATGTAAAGTCAGATTGTGAAAAAGCAATTCAACTTGGAAACGGTGGAAATTATGTCCAGGCATTAGCTCATTATGTATTGGGCAGGACTCATTTGAAAGTTTGTGAAAAACCTTACCTTGTTCGTCTCCCACTCGGATTAGGTTGGGGTGATACTGAAAAAGCTGTTCAACTTTTAGAAACTGCTAATAAACTGCGACCGAATTTCCGAATGTTTATGCTCGAACTTGCAAAAGCTTATGTGGAAGAAGATGAGTATACAAAAGCAAAAGATTTATTACTGAAAATTGAAAAAGCGCCGGTTGCCGACGAAGATGATAATAAAGTTTTGGAAGAAGCAAAACAACTTTACGAAAAAATTAAAAACGAATAGTAATTTTAAATTTAATTTCGCAAAAGCTATTGAGCTGTCCAATAAGTTTTTTCTATGTCACACTGAGCCTGTCGAAGTGTGAATAGAATTCAAAACGCCAGGTTTCGACATCTGTTAGTCAACGGGTCATTATGACAATGTTCTTCTTTTTGGACAGCTCAATTTTTAATTAGTTTATTATTAAAATTTATCTCACCAAACAATGTCTGATATAAAATTAACAACTGATTTTATTGACAAACTATCCGGCTCTGAAAAGTTAGTATTCTTTAGTGGCGCAGGAATTTCTGCTGAGTCGGGGATTCCAACTTTTCGTGGTAAAGATGGTATCTGGAATAAACTCAAACCTGAAGAACTCGCAAACTTCAATGCCTTTTTACGAAATCCGCAAATGGTTTGGGAATGGTACAATCACAGAAAAAAAATTATACACGAATCGAAACCAAACGCCGGACATATTGCCATTGCTGAATTTGAAAAGTACTTTAATGATGTAACAGTCGTAACACAGAATATTGATAATCTTCATCGTCGTGCAGGAAGCAATAAAATTTATGAACTTCACGGAAACATTGAAAGAAATTATTGCATCAATTGCCGAACATTTTATAACGAAGAATTAGATTTTTCAGAAGGCGTTCCCAAATGTAAATGCGGAGGATTGATTCGTCCTGATGTTGTCTGGTTTGGTGAATTCCTTCCAGCTGATCAACTGGAAGCAAGTGAAAAAGCAGCAATCAATTCAGATATATTTTTTGTTGTTGGAACTTCTGCAGTAGTTTACCCTGCTGCAGGATTAGTTTATACTGCCAAACGAGCTGGTTCATACATTGTGGAAGTGAACATCGAAGAAACAGAAGTATCATCAATTGCAGACATTTCATTCTTTGGCGAAGCAGGAAAAGTATTGCCTGCAATACTTGAGAATGTAAAAAAGTTGAAAGGTAATATTTGACAGAATCTTAACTCTGAATTTTCATAAAAGTTTAACTTGACATTAAGAAAAATTTTTTGCTATTTGGGTTAGAGATTTTTTAATGGGTGACCGGTGGGAATATTTAGCACGAAAATCATTCCTGTTTATTACTGGAAGTTATTAAAAAAGATAACTAAAGTATTACTCATCTGTCACTCTGAACGAAGTGAAGAGTCTTTGAATTTAATTAGCTTTAGAAATTTCACTTCTGCTTTGCCGTCAGGCAGGAGGCTCGCTATGACAAGAATATTTAATCAGAAGTTTCTGAAAATTATTCTGGCACGGTTTTACTCTCTCTCTCTCTCTCTGTTGGGCGGAGCGGGAATGGATAGAGTATGCGACTCAGAACAACACAGAGCTTTATGAAGCATACAATGCTTCTGAAAACAAACACAACAAAAACAACTTCCCCAATATCTTCTGCAGCAAATATGAAAAATCTTTTACAACGGGTTTTACATAGCGTAAGAAAATCTATTATCATACTGAGCCCGCTTGACGGTAGGCAGGATTGTCGAAGTATGACATTAAAAACACAGTAATTATTTCTTTCCCTAAGTAAAAAACAAATAGGTAAAAAAGATGTTAAATAGAATTTTAGTCTTAAGTTTATTAGTAGCTGCTACGGTTGGTTTAACTTACTCTCAAACAAAATATAATACGAGAGAAGAAAAACTACAGAGGTTGAAACAAAGAGAAGGAGTAAAAGTAACCGAAGTAGAAAAGGACATAATAAAAATAGAATTTCCGGAGGGCAAAACAATACTAAAGAATATTGCTGACTACCAACCACACGCGACCCGCAACCAACCTACTTACTCCCCAACCTTTGACAGCACAATAATAGACCTTACGACAATTGATACAACACTTTATTACCAGAAATACATTTTCTGGCAGGAAGTGCCTATAAGCAATTTGCAGTATGATTATTTAAGGATAGATGACGTTAATAATAATGGTAAACAAGAATTGTACGGCGCTAGAAAATATTTTTCATCTTCTGATTTGGCAGAACCTGTAACAGTTTATGAATTAAATAATTTTGAAATATTTTATGAGATATTTCAATACGATACTGTTGTACACATTCGAAATATTTATGATGTAAATCGAGACGGGAAAAAGGAAGTTCATTTTACACCCTCCATTTTGACACCATATGAACAGAGATTTTACTCAAAACCTTTTGACACATCTTTAGCAACGAACTTGAATTTTATATTTAATCCTGATCTGCCCTATCAACTCGATGATCCTACTTTGGGAGATTTTGATGGCGATCAGCAAACTGATTTAGTATTTGATAAGGCATCGAATGTTTACATCTTTGAGTATAATCCCATAATAAATAATTTTGATTCTGTTTATCACTTTCAAGTACCCGATCCAATTGACCTTGGTATAGGCGGTTATTCAGTCGGAGATTTTGACCTCGATGGAAAAACAGATATTGTATTCAGCACTGTCAGAGGAAAGGTTTTCGTAATTGAGAATGAAGGTGATAACCAATATTCCGATGTTTGGCAGGGAAGTGTAGAAAGCAATAATGCTTATGTTCATACCTGGACAAATGACATTGATAAAAACGGAAAGCCGGAGTTCTGGGTCTTAGCTGATGCTTACTATAACGGTATAGGCACAACAAGGATAACAATATTTGAAACATATGGAGAGAACAGTTATCAAGCAGTTGGAAGGATTGATCTTGTTGGGATAATGTCTTTCTATGCGGGTAATATGCAGGCAATTGATGTTGATAATAATGGAACTGAAGAGGTTGCTGTGTGCATTGATGATAATTTCCTGATTCTTAAGTTCAATGGAAGTAAAAATCATCATACTTATGGGGTTTATTACATTAAGCAAAATGAACTTAATACAGAGGAAGAATATCAGGTTTATATGGGAGCAATAATGTATGACCTGCAAAGTACTGACAAATATGAAATTCTGATTTCAATGTATCATATTATAGAGGGTCAATCAACAATTGGTAGGTATTTAACTAAAATATATAAACCTGATAGCACGACCAGTGTTAAGAATGATGAAATATTTCCATCGAATATAATGTTGCATCAAAACTACCCGAATCCTTTTAATCCTGAAACTAATATTAAGTTTAGTTTAAATAAAACAGAAAATGTTTCAATAAAAGTTTATGACATTTTAGGGAAAGAAATAAAACTGCTGTTAGAAAAAACTCTTCCATCCGGAGAACATAAAATTCAATGGGACGGGAAAGACAATGAAGGAAACATACTCCCCGGAGGTGTTTACCTCATTCAAATGACAGCCGGTAACTATCGGCAGACAATAAAAACAGTTTTATTAAAATAAAGGAATTAAAAAATGAAAAAGATATTTTTCTTTTTTGCTTTATTCTGTTCCTTTGCGTTAGCACAAGGATGGAACGGCACAGTTATGACTTCCATTAATGAACCAAATCTTGAAAAAATGGATTTAGCTGCAAATGCTTCGGGCATTCACGTCCTAATTAAAAGAACAAATGGAAACATAGTATATTTTTATCTCAATTCATCAGGAATTGTAGACGTAAATAAAACATATACAATGGAAGCCAACGGGGATTTCCCAAACATTGTTGCTTCAAACAATATAATTTATGCCCTATATAAAACAAGCAACAACATCAAAGGGAAATATTCAACAAATGGTGGTACAAGCTGGAGTAATTTGCCTTATAATATTAATACAACGACAAATCTTTGTAACGGTGTTGATGCTGAATATCAGGATCAACTTGGAGTTCATATTGTATGGGCTACTAGAGATAATTACCCGAACTTTGAAACTTATTATTATAGATTAGATCCATCAAACAACCAATGGGTAGAATTCAAAAATGTAACTGACCACAGTTTAGCACAATTCGGTGGTCGTCCTTCGGTTTCATTTTCGGCTGGTAGGGTTCACGTCTCTTTCAACACATCATATTATGATGATCCCTGGGTTCCTGGTAATGCTGTAACAAGAGACAGACTTGATGGTGTTTGGCAAACTCCTCAGCCTGTTGTTTCTGGCTCGGAAGAAACAGTTAAGGAAAAATTGTTGGTTAGAGGAAACACTTTGTTTATGTTTTATGCAAAGTGGGTAAATGTAGGTGGATTAATTAGAAATGATTTATTGTACAGAACAAGAAGTGTTACGGGAACAACTTGGTCAAGTCCATCAACGCTTGCTTATTCAATTGAAGAATCAGGTAATGCCTTTAATCTTACAAAAACGACAAATGATAATGTTCATCTTATTTATTATCCGGAATATGTTGAACCCAACTTTGGCTTGGCTTAAAGGTCTTTTAATGGTTCAATCTGGACAAGCCCAATCCTTCTTGATACTGATCCAAGCTATGGAAGAAATGTTGGATTTACAAGCGTATCGAATGATTTATTTCTTACATTTATGAGAGGCAGCGATAATTTTTTAAGGTACAAACAATACGATGCAGCACCACTGGCACCACAGAACCCACAGCTAAGTGCAAATCCGGGAAATAATAAAGTAAGAGTAAGCTGGACAAGAAATAATGAAGCAGATATTTCTTTTTATGAAGTATGGAGAAAAGTTGCTGAACTGGGTGGAGTATGGCAAAACATCGGGACAACAACAAATAATTATTTTGTTGATAATGATTATTTGTATGCACCGGGTGCAGGAGATTTTACATTAACATATAAAATAAGAGCAAAAGATATAGGGAACCACTATTCAGATTTTAGTGTCGGAGTGACAACGAGAGCAGAATTTTTAGGTAAAGATATTACAGCAATAAATTCAGGAGAATTCAAATTAATGGAAAACTACCCAAACCCATTCAATCCATCAACAAAGATCAGTTGGCAGTCGCCAGTAGGCAGTTGGCAAACACTAAAAGTTTATGATGTGTTGGGAAGGGAAGTGGCCACATTAGTAGATGAGTACAGAGAAGCAGGAAATTATGAAATTGAATTTAATGCGTCAAATCTTCCAAGCGGAGTTTATATCTACAAGCTGCAAGCTGGTGAATTTGTACAAAACAAGAAAATGTTATTAACGAAATAGTTCAAATGAATAACTTTACACATTAATTGAATCACTGAATGTAGAGACTTGCCATGGCAAGTCTCTACAACCTGTAATCGTCTTGTAATTTGCTTGTATTATAAGGAGGTTTCTATCAAAATGCTGGAGTTGATATTCGAGTCAAATAACAAATCTTATACTTTAGACATATCTAAATCTTATCTGTGATTATTCTTCGAATGGATTTAATTATTAGAATTTTTAACCAATCTTTCATATAACTCAATATCTTCTGGTGTGGTTATCTTAAAATTAAATACTGAACCTTCAACAATATTAATTTTCTTTCCGATTCTCTGAACAAGCATTGATTCATCTGTTCCAATGAAATTTTCTCTGAATGCTTTGTTCATGGCTTTCAACAAGTCTTTGTATTTGAATATCTGCGGAGTCTGAACATAATAAACTTCGTCTCGATTCAGATAATCATCAACAAATTTATGTGCCTTTATCAAAGTCTCTTTTGCTTTTATACAAACAAGTGCGTTACCTTTCTCTTTTGCAACTTTTATAGAATTTGTTAAGACAGCATCAGGAAGTAGTGCCCTTGCAGCATCGTGTACAACAATTAAATCATTATCATTAGCATCTGAGGAAAGTAATGCATTATAAACCGAATGTTGCCTTGTTTCTCCGCCTTCAACAATAAGTTTAACTTTAGTGAATTTATATTTATTGATGATTCTTATTAGTAAATCAAAATAGTTTGGTTCTGCGGCAATAATTATTCGATTAATCAGTTTATTTTTCTGGAAGGTTTCTAATGTGTAAGCTATCAGTTCTTTGTTGTTGATTCTTAGATATTGTTTAGGAGTGGCAATGCCTTTTTTATCAACATTGCCAGCTCTTAAACCTTTTCCACCAGCGGGAATAATAGCAATAACGCTCATATCATTTTACAAAATTAACATTGCATCGCCGTAACTCAGGAATCTGTATTTATTCTTTACAGCATACTTATATGCTTTCATTATCAAATCTGTTCCGGCAAACGCTGCAACAAGCAAAAGCAATGTCGATTCAGAAGCATGGAAATTCGTTATTAGTTTCTGAGTAACCTTGAAAGTATAAGGTGGA
This genomic window contains:
- a CDS encoding ATP-binding protein, producing MNKSKNTIKSNDLTDNLNLSHLSTYTNQLKEVLPTIPEEFEDVFWWSGVKYGKDTFSIYSSNIKKVIGYSGEQIQALPEGLKSLVVREDVPAYNKAYDSLSPLRKTNFFEHNFRIKSKDNKILWLKEKVVQYKNVNGILFLKASLIDITEFKERENELLKSVEDKQNKIFTRDNFLSVLSHDLRAPFSSILGFTEVLMNDPNLNENDRNEYLNFIHDSASNQLQLINYLLDWSNMQIGRLNPAPQRIQAQSIVFNCISNLTGNAIRKNIEIKSNVPESIYIEADERLILQALTNLVSNAIKFSTEGKSVSITVDRFNQEMVEFVVIDEGVGIPESNQSKIFKFEKLFSTRGTKGEKGTGLGLSLVREIVERHGGQVWFYSKEGKGSEFHFTVPSAENSILLVENNKEDYFRFERMIKEQFPQFKVYGADNGFEAINYVLRQHPSVIISSHELPLMNGVQFIKSIIRGDKRFNTPVIALINSYDEDVIKSYQEIGVKIILTKPVDPDKLTENISLCIN
- a CDS encoding HD domain-containing protein; amino-acid sequence: MLDQPELASLSKGDIINHFLLVKRSDLRLTKQNKEYIALELGDKSLSVQSNLWDDVKNFQNIKSNINTGTVVKVKGQLDEYQGAPQIKISEIRLAKEEDNVTPLDFIPRSHRDLDEMKTEFTNRIKKISNPHLNRLIKNIFSNERFEKYTTAPAGKLWHHSYISGLIEHTLEIIKICDLMCDIHPELNRDLLIAGAMLHDFGKIEELSFDSAFEYTDKGKLLGHIVIASMIVDEEIKKIKDFPEELKINLLHLILSHQGKLEHASPVVPKTLEAITLYHADELSAKVNAYKLTLQAEIKQNSKWTRFINLAGTDLYSHDLEDFSDLTNKTLFD
- a CDS encoding tetratricopeptide repeat protein → MNPFNYKTLLLILVVFCSSLIFPQTLEELLKEGDNLVSQFENQKALEVYLKADKLFPNNYEVYWRLSRAYIDIGEHLPDKTDKEKDTQLEYYKKAFEYADKAVKMAPNQAITYVRRAIANGRIALFEGVFSAIGTVKDVKSDCEKAIQLGNGGNYVQALAHYVLGRTHLKVCEKPYLVRLPLGLGWGDTEKAVQLLETANKLRPNFRMFMLELAKAYVEEDEYTKAKDLLLKIEKAPVADEDDNKVLEEAKQLYEKIKNE
- a CDS encoding NAD-dependent deacylase, with product MSDIKLTTDFIDKLSGSEKLVFFSGAGISAESGIPTFRGKDGIWNKLKPEELANFNAFLRNPQMVWEWYNHRKKIIHESKPNAGHIAIAEFEKYFNDVTVVTQNIDNLHRRAGSNKIYELHGNIERNYCINCRTFYNEELDFSEGVPKCKCGGLIRPDVVWFGEFLPADQLEASEKAAINSDIFFVVGTSAVVYPAAGLVYTAKRAGSYIVEVNIEETEVSSIADISFFGEAGKVLPAILENVKKLKGNI
- a CDS encoding FG-GAP-like repeat-containing protein — translated: MLNRILVLSLLVAATVGLTYSQTKYNTREEKLQRLKQREGVKVTEVEKDIIKIEFPEGKTILKNIADYQPHATRNQPTYSPTFDSTIIDLTTIDTTLYYQKYIFWQEVPISNLQYDYLRIDDVNNNGKQELYGARKYFSSSDLAEPVTVYELNNFEIFYEIFQYDTVVHIRNIYDVNRDGKKEVHFTPSILTPYEQRFYSKPFDTSLATNLNFIFNPDLPYQLDDPTLGDFDGDQQTDLVFDKASNVYIFEYNPIINNFDSVYHFQVPDPIDLGIGGYSVGDFDLDGKTDIVFSTVRGKVFVIENEGDNQYSDVWQGSVESNNAYVHTWTNDIDKNGKPEFWVLADAYYNGIGTTRITIFETYGENSYQAVGRIDLVGIMSFYAGNMQAIDVDNNGTEEVAVCIDDNFLILKFNGSKNHHTYGVYYIKQNELNTEEEYQVYMGAIMYDLQSTDKYEILISMYHIIEGQSTIGRYLTKIYKPDSTTSVKNDEIFPSNIMLHQNYPNPFNPETNIKFSLNKTENVSIKVYDILGKEIKLLLEKTLPSGEHKIQWDGKDNEGNILPGGVYLIQMTAGNYRQTIKTVLLK
- a CDS encoding T9SS type A sorting domain-containing protein, which encodes MRGSDNFLRYKQYDAAPLAPQNPQLSANPGNNKVRVSWTRNNEADISFYEVWRKVAELGGVWQNIGTTTNNYFVDNDYLYAPGAGDFTLTYKIRAKDIGNHYSDFSVGVTTRAEFLGKDITAINSGEFKLMENYPNPFNPSTKISWQSPVGSWQTLKVYDVLGREVATLVDEYREAGNYEIEFNASNLPSGVYIYKLQAGEFVQNKKMLLTK
- the ispD gene encoding 2-C-methyl-D-erythritol 4-phosphate cytidylyltransferase; its protein translation is MSVIAIIPAGGKGLRAGNVDKKGIATPKQYLRINNKELIAYTLETFQKNKLINRIIIAAEPNYFDLLIRIINKYKFTKVKLIVEGGETRQHSVYNALLSSDANDNDLIVVHDAARALLPDAVLTNSIKVAKEKGNALVCIKAKETLIKAHKFVDDYLNRDEVYYVQTPQIFKYKDLLKAMNKAFRENFIGTDESMLVQRIGKKINIVEGSVFNFKITTPEDIELYERLVKNSNN